A single region of the Solwaraspora sp. WMMD791 genome encodes:
- a CDS encoding DoxX family protein, translated as MSPTERLPEIVTALFRVVVGLLFALHGAATLFGVFGGHRGSGEAAAIGSWPGWWAALIQFVGGLLVLTGLGTRIAAIICSGSMAYAYFVMHQPSALLPLNNGGELAALFCWSFLLVAALGPGRYSLDALLRARREQVSEPKPATV; from the coding sequence ATGTCCCCAACTGAACGCCTGCCCGAGATCGTCACCGCGCTGTTCCGGGTGGTCGTCGGACTGCTGTTCGCGCTGCACGGCGCGGCAACGCTGTTCGGAGTCTTCGGTGGCCACCGCGGCAGCGGTGAAGCCGCCGCCATCGGTTCCTGGCCCGGCTGGTGGGCCGCGTTGATCCAGTTCGTCGGAGGGCTCCTGGTCCTCACCGGACTCGGGACCCGGATCGCGGCGATCATCTGCTCCGGGTCGATGGCCTACGCGTACTTCGTCATGCACCAGCCGTCCGCGCTGCTGCCGCTGAACAACGGCGGCGAACTCGCCGCCCTGTTCTGCTGGTCGTTCCTGCTGGTCGCGGCGCTCGGGCCGGGCCGCTACTCGCTCGACGCCCTGCTGCGCGCGCGTCGGGAGCAGGTGTCGGAACCGAAGCCGGCGACGGTCTGA
- a CDS encoding STAS domain-containing protein, which produces MHEIRVSPPEARHCVVEASGELDMAATGDLCGAVATIDPRQAEWIIVDLAGVTLIDSSAIKELVDAHHAAADRGQILLVRNARPIVLRVLRVTGVAALLGIAPAKPGTVYGQPGTVYGQAGTGPGGGAGGTGNAG; this is translated from the coding sequence ATGCACGAGATCCGGGTGTCGCCGCCCGAAGCCCGGCACTGCGTGGTCGAGGCCTCCGGTGAGCTCGACATGGCGGCTACCGGGGACCTCTGCGGAGCCGTCGCCACGATCGATCCCCGCCAGGCAGAGTGGATCATCGTCGACCTGGCCGGCGTGACTCTGATCGACTCCAGTGCGATCAAGGAACTGGTCGACGCACACCATGCCGCCGCCGACCGGGGCCAGATCCTGCTTGTCCGCAACGCCCGGCCGATCGTCCTGCGGGTACTGCGGGTCACCGGTGTCGCAGCGCTGCTCGGCATCGCGCCGGCCAAACCGGGCACCGTGTACGGCCAGCCGGGCACCGTGTACGGCCAGGCGGGCACCGGGCCCGGCGGCGGTGCCGGCGGCACCGGGAACGCCGGGTGA
- a CDS encoding ATP-binding protein: MNTLTWQVSRDFASGVTQVRLAGVLTDTELVRLAPVLRRCLVEEPLGLIVELGEVTVASPIGLRVFAILAGGGGGHRPAMHLCAHPGTPAGLLARRSISDLVSVQDSVVDALKLIESGPRSPYRWHQHLAPHPRSPGTARRLIEAACRSWQLTALLDEAMVVGSELVGNAVEHAGTELDVTTTRQAGAIRISVRDRAAQLPTPANRTGSSHTGRRGRGLAIIEALANDWGYAAMPDGKSVWAALRLPD, from the coding sequence GTGAACACCCTCACCTGGCAGGTGAGCCGCGACTTCGCCAGCGGTGTCACCCAGGTCCGACTCGCCGGTGTGCTCACCGACACCGAGCTGGTCCGGCTCGCCCCGGTGCTGCGACGCTGCCTGGTCGAGGAGCCGCTGGGTCTGATCGTCGAGCTCGGCGAGGTCACCGTGGCCAGTCCGATCGGGCTGCGGGTCTTCGCCATCCTCGCCGGCGGCGGGGGCGGCCACCGGCCGGCGATGCACCTGTGCGCCCACCCGGGCACCCCCGCCGGCCTGCTCGCCCGCCGCAGCATCAGCGACCTGGTGAGCGTGCAGGACAGCGTCGTCGACGCGCTCAAGCTGATCGAGAGTGGTCCACGGTCGCCGTACCGCTGGCATCAGCACCTCGCCCCCCACCCGCGATCCCCGGGGACGGCCCGCCGACTCATCGAGGCGGCCTGCCGGTCCTGGCAGCTCACCGCGCTGCTCGACGAGGCCATGGTGGTCGGCTCGGAGCTGGTCGGCAACGCCGTCGAACACGCCGGCACCGAGCTGGACGTCACCACCACCCGCCAGGCCGGGGCGATCCGGATCAGTGTCCGGGACCGCGCCGCCCAGCTGCCGACGCCGGCGAACCGGACGGGATCGTCGCACACCGGCCGACGTGGTCGCGGGTTGGCCATCATCGAGGCGCTGGCCAACGACTGGGGCTACGCCGCGATGCCGGACGGCAAATCCGTCTGGGCGGCGCTGCGGCTGCCCGACTGA